AGGCCAATTCCTCGCTCACGGCAAGGATCCCTACTTCCCCCCGTGGAGCGACACCCTGCAGCTCAACTACGCCAATCCCGCCACACACGACATGATGATCCACAACCTGTTGCACGTCAGTGATCTGTGCGACGGCGTGCGGTGCGACATGGCGATGCTGCTGATCAAAGAGGTGTTCGACACTACCTGGGGAAGCCAGTACGGCGAAATGCCCGGAGAGTTCTGGCCGACCGCGATCCGGCATATTCGCGAAAAGCATCCCGACTTCATCTTTCTGGCAGAAGCCTACTGGCACAAGGAGTGGGCGCTGCAGCAGATGGGGTTCGACTTCACGTACGACAAGAACTTTTATGACTTCCTCGGCAGCTTTCCGGTCAACATCCTGAAACTTCGGGATCACCTGCTGTGCGACCCGGAATACCAGGCGCGCCTGTGCCGCTTCATCGAAAACCACGACGAGGATCGTGCATCCGAATGGTTCGGCAAGAACCACGCGGTCGCAGCGCTGGTGCTGCTCACCTCGCCGGGCATGACGCTGATCCATCAGGGCCAGCTCGAAGGCCTGGTCAGGAAAATCCCGGTCCAGATCATCAGAAGTGCTGAAGAGAAAGGGCATGAAAAGCTCCTGCCGCTCTACCTCAAACTCTTCGAACTCAGGCTCGATCCGGTTTTTCAGGAGAAGGGACGCACCGAATGGCTCAACCTGAACGCGGCTGATCTCTCGCTCTGTTTCGGCTACTGCCGTTCGACTTCCGACTCGCACGCATTCGTGCTCGCCAACTTCTCAAGCCACGGAATCGATATCGAATTCACCCATCCGGCGCTGGATGGCCTCGACAAAAGCTCCATCACAGCCTACTCGACCCGCTTCCCGGAACCGCTCCAGGAGTGGCAACTGAACGACAACGCCACCGGCCTCCACCTCAAGCAGAACGAAGGCGTCCTGCTCATGGTGAAAAAGCCCGAGACCTGATCCGTCTTCCGGCAACAAAGCATCATCCGGAACATCCATTTATCAACCATTCCGACACGCACTCACACCGATGAACTTCCACCTTACCACCATCGCCTGCAAAACCGACCAGCCGATCGACATCATCGACATCACCGATGACGTGCGTGCGGCGCTCGAAGCCACTGGCCTGAAGCAGGGCACGGTCACGCTGCTCAGCCGCCACACCACCGCCTGCATCAACATCAACGAGCGCGAGGAGCAGCTCAAGCAGGACATGACCACCTTCCTGAAGCGCTTCATACCGAAGGATGGCGACTGGCTGCACAACCTCGACACGATTGACGGACGCGACAACGCCCACTCGCACCTGCTCGGGCTCTTCATGACCAGCTCCGAAACCGTGCCCTTCGCCGACGGCAACCTCCTGCTCGGCCAGTGGCAATCGATCTTCTTCATCGAACTCGACGGTCCGAGGGAGAAACGCGAAGTGCTGGTACACATCCAGGGCGAATAAAGAGATCGGGATCTAAAATCGCTCTTACATTCAGGCGGGTTTTAACCCGGCGGACATTCAGCCTCTTACATTCATGTTGCCCCGGTTTTTAAACCCCGGGGTCGATGGAATTCTTTTCTTTCAGGGCTTCAGCCCAATATCTTGTGCAACCGATCATTTCGATCATGCAGCATATGGTCTGAGATGTAGGGGCAACCCTTGCGGTTGCCCCTACGAAAAAACCTCTTTATATCATCTCATTCCGATCCCGATTTCTGAAAAGAAAATCCTCCCCCCAATCGGAACCATAGAGGAGTTCGGGCGGTTGAAAAAACAAGTACTTTTCTTCCGCCTGAACTCCAGATTCCGAACCTATGACCGAGGCCCTCTCGTCACCTGTTTCGCAAGGCTATAGCCTGCTTTCGACAATCCATGATCCCGCCGACCTCAAGAAGCTGAGCATCAGCCAGCTTGAGCAGGTGGCCGCCGAGTGCCGCAGAAAAGTAATCGAGCTGGTGTCGCAGCATGGCGGCCATTTCGCTTCCAGCCTCGGCGTGGTCGAGCTGACCGTCGCGCTGCATCACGTCTATCAGAGTCCGACCGACCGGTTCATCTGGGATGTGGGCCATCAGGCTTACGTGCACAAAATGCTGACCGGACGACTGGAACAGATGGACACCAACCGCCGCTACAACGGGCTGGCGGGCTTTCCGAAGCGCAGTGAAAGCGCGCACGACGCTTTCGACACTGGCCACGCCTCGACCTCGATCTCCGCAGCGGCAGGCATGGCCGTGGCGCGTGACCTGGCCGGGCGGTCGGAAAAGGTGGTTGCGATCATCGGCGACGGCAGCCTGACCGGCGGCATGGCCTTCGAGGCGATGAATCACCTCGGCGACGTGAAGTCCGACGTGCTTGTCATCCTGAATGACAACCAGATGGCGATTTCGCCAAGCACCGGCGGACTGAACAACTACTTGGTAAACCTGCCGCTGAACAAGACCTACAACAAGCTCCGGAAGTTCGTCTGGGACAGCATTTCCCTGATGCACAACGATATCGGCGAAACGGCCAAAACCGCCGTGCATCGGCTTGAAGATGGCATCAAGGCGGCCTTCACACCCGGTGCGTACTTCGAAGCGCTCGGCTTCCGCTACTTCGGCCCGATCGACGGGCACAACATGGAGCAGCTCACCAAGGCGCTAAGCGAAATGCGTTCGCTGCCGCACCCAAAGCTGCTGCACGTCATCACCAAAAAGGGCAAAGGGTTCAAGCCCGCCGAGGAGAACCAGCCCAAGTGGCACGCCAGCGCAGGCGGCTTCGACATCGAGACCGGCGCGAATCTGAAGGCTCCGGGCAAACCCGCGAAGCCGAAGTACCAAGAGGTGTTCGGTGAAGCGCTGGTCGAGCTGGCGCTGAAAGACCAGACCATCACCGCCATCACCGCCGCCATGCCTAGCGGCACCTCGCTCGACCTGTTCCAGCAGGCGATCCCGTCGCGCTTTTTCGACGTCGGAATCGCCGAGCAGCACGCTGTCACCTTCTGCGCCGGTCTGGCTCTCGGCGGCTTCAAACCGGTCTGCGCGATCTACTCGACCTTTCTGCAACGCGGCTACGACCAGCTCATCCACGACGTGGCGCTGCAGAACCTGCACGTAGTCTTTGCCATCGACCGCGCAGGCCTCGTCGGCGAAGACGGCCCGACGCACCACGGCGCGTTCGACCTGTCGTACCTCAACGCCGTACCGAATCTGACGATCATGGCTCCGGGCGACGAGCAGGAGCTGCGCGACATGCTCTACACTGCGCTCTACGAAGTGAAAGGCCCGGTGGCCATCCGTTACCCGAGAGGCACCGGCACCGGCGCTACGCTGCACAAAGAGTTCACGCCGATTCCTGTCGGCAAGGGCCGCGTGCTGCGCGAAGGCGACACGGTCGCACTGCTCGGCATCGGCTCAATGAGCCAGAGAGCACTCGAAACCGCCGAACTGCTCGAAAAAGCCGGGCTGAATCCGCTGGTCTGCGACATGCGTTTCCTCAAGCCGCTTGACACCGAGATGATCGACATGGCCGCAGCCAAATGCAAGCACATCGTCACCATCGAAGAAAACAGCATCATCGGCGGCTTCGGCAGCAGCGTGACGAGCTACCTCAGCCACGCCCATCCCGGCATGAAGAGCATCAGCTTTGGCCTCCCGGACGACTTCGTCACGCACGGCAGCATGCAAGAGCTGTACAAGGAAGTGGGACTGGACGCGGAGACGCTGGCGGAGAAGATTCAGGAGTTCTGCAAGGTGGAGGCGTAGAGCGTTAAGGAAAAAATCGTGATTTTTGGTAGGGGCAACCCTTGCGGTTGCCCTGATTTATCAGTTTGCACAGAGTTCCGAGTTCACCCACAAAAGGGCAACCGCAAGGGTTGCCCCTACACTACATCACCGAAATCACCCGTTCACACCATCCAATCGTAAGGCAGCATCGGCAGCACGACCATCATAATCCGCAACGTCACGTTGGCGAAAATCCCCGCCAGCACGTCATCGGCCATGATACCCCAGCCACCAGGAAGGTTTTGCAGGCTATCGACCGGGCCGGGTTTGAGGATGTCGAAGAGCCTGAAAAAGATGAATCCCAGCAGCACCACAAACGGCGTGACCGGCAGGAACGCGAGCGCAAGCCATTGCCCGGCAACCTCGTCGATCACCGCCTGCGAGGGATCTTCGCCATACTCCTCCTCCATCACGCCGCTCGCCCAGACGCCGAGCGCAATCGTCGCCAAAATAATCGGCATCAGCACAAGCGGGTTATGCAAAACGGGAATGAAAAAATACGCAAGCGCCGCACCCGCACTGCCGACGGTGCCCGGCGCAAACGACGCGTAACCGAGGCCGAACGCGCTGCCGGTGATCTTTGCCAGAATGGCGCGCATGGCGTCAGCGCCCCCCTTGCGGGTTCGGGAGAAAGAGGCTCCGGTTGCTGATGAGGTAGGAAATCCCCGTCCAGGCCGTGAAAAGGGTGATGGCGAGCATCACGTAATCAAGCCAGGGCGAATGGAGAATTTCATCCATGACAGCTCCGACCTTGCTGCCGAAAAAGGTCTTCTCCTTCAACAGGATAAAGAGCATGACGATGTAGGCGAACAGATTCTGCGCGAAGGTTTTGTACTTGGCCTCCTTGCTGGTCACCACCGGATGATCGATGTGCTCGGCCCAAACGCGCAGCCCGGTGACAATGATGTCGCGAGCCGCCACCACCAGCACCATCCAGAGCGCCAGATAGCCCTGCCAGACGTAGAACAGAAATGCCGTAGTGATGAGCAGCTTGTCGGCCAGCGGATCGAGGAACGCGCCGAGCCGGGTCACCTCGCCATACTTTCGGGCGTGGTAGCCGTCATAAATATCGGTGAGCGAAGCCGTTACGAAAACGATGACCCCCGTCAGCTTGTACCACGCGCTATCCTGCATGAGCAGCAGCACGAAAACCGGCACGAGAATGATTCTCAGGATGGTAAGCTGATTGGAGAAAGTCATGTTGATGATGAAATTGAAGTCGGTATCCCGCCGTCTGGAGGCTTGCACGGCGGAAAGATACGTCATCCTGCACTTTTTTTCAATGCCGCCCGCAGAGAGCGTGCCGAGAACATCAGCGGATTTCAACCACCGTCACGCCTGCGCCGCCCTCCTGCAAGCTACCGAGCCGGAAGCTCTTGACGCGCGGATGTTGCTTGAGAAATTCAGCCGTGCGCAGCCGCAACGCGCCGGAGCCTTTGCCGTGAACAATGGTGCCAGACGGCATCCGGTGCATCGCCAGCGCGTCGATGAAGCGGCCGATCTCGGCGATCGCCTCGTCGCCGGTCAGGCCACGCAGGTCGAGCCGAGTCGATTCGAGCGTTGACGCTTTGACCGACCAGCTTTTGGATGAAGCCTGAGGAGTCGATCCCTCCTTTTGCAGCTTTTTGGCTCCAGCGCGGGAGATCTTTTCAAGTCCGCGCAAGGCGGTGGTGAGCCGGAAATTACCGCACTGCACCACGGCAGAATCGCCCTGGATCGACTCCACCTCGCCGGTAGTGTTGGTGTCGCCGATCCGCACCGTGTCGCCGGGGCGGATGCTCAGGTCGGCCTGCGGCGCAACTTCCCGCTCGACGGCCTCCTCTTTCGACGCGGCCTCCTGCTTCATCCCGGCCAGCCGTGTACGCGCCTTGTGCAGCGTGGGCTCGTCGCCGGGATGCTCCTTCACCTCGCGCACGAGGTCGCGAATCTCCTTGCGCGCCTGTTCGAGCTGGCGGTTCAGGTCGCGGAATCCCTTGCTTTTCAGCTCCTGCATCTTTTTGCGCAGCTCGGCCCGCTGCAAGGTCAAGGTCGAGCGAATCGATTCGGCTTCGAGCCGTTCGCGCCTGAGTTCCGTTTCCAGCTCGCGGTTCTGCGCCGCAGAGTGCCGGAAATCCTCGATCATCTCCTCCAGCCCGGTGTGGCCGGTCGTGAGGAAGCCCGAAGCGCGGTTGACGATTTCGTCCGAAAAGCCCATGCGCCGCATCATCGCGAAGGCGAAGCTGTTGCCCGGCACGCCTTTGAGGAAGCGGAAGGTCGGCGCAAGGCCGTTGCGGTCGAACTCCATCGCGCCGTTCACGACGCCGTCGCGCCGGTGGGCATAGACTTTCAGCTCGCCGAGGTGGGTGGTGACGACCGTCTTCACATCCCGCGTAATCAGTTCCTCGATCACCGCGCGGGCGATGGCGCTCCCCTCCTCGACGTCGGTGCCGGAGCACAGCTCGTCGATCAGTACGAGGCTGCCCGGCACGGCGCGGTCGAGAATGTCGCGGATCGCCGCAAGGTGAGAGCTGAAGGTCGAAAGGTCGTTCTCGATGGACTGCTCGTCGCCGATCTCGATGAACAGCCCGGCGAAGTGCGGGAACTCCGAACTCTCGCTGCACGGGACGAGATAACCGTGCTGCAACATGCAGCAGAGCAGGCCGACGGTCTTCATCGCCACCGACTTGCCACCCGCGTTCGGCCCCGAAATCACCAGCGCCTGCTCGTTTTCGCTGAGCTCCATGTCGAGCGGCAGCACCTTCTCCTTCGAGAAACCGTGCGAGATGAAGAGCCACGGATGGTACCCTTTGACAATCTTCAGCCGCCGCCCCGCCGAGAGTTGCGGCAGCATCGAGCCGGTCTCGACGGCGAGCCGCGCCCGCGCGTAGAGCGAGTCGAAAGCGGCCATGATCCGCTCGTTGTGGCGTACGTTGTCGAGTTCCTGACGAACTCCGCTGGAAAGTGCCTTCAGGATGCGCTCGATCTCTCGCCGCTCGGCGATTTCGAGCTCCTGGATGCGGTTGCTGATTTCGAGCGTTTCGGCAGGTTCGACGAACACCGTCTGGCCGGTCTGCGAGTAGTCCTGGATGTAGCCGTGCAGCCGGTGTTTGTTCTCGACCCGGAGCGCCAGCACCTGCCGACCATGCCGGAAACCGACCGTCTCCTCCATCAGCCACCCCTCGTTCTGGCAGCGCCGCAGCAGCCGCTCCATCTTGCGACGCAATCCATCACGCGCCTCGCTGAGGCCGTTGCGGATGTCGAGCAGCGCGTCGCTGGCCGTATCGCGCACCATACCCCGCTCGTCGATGGCCAGCGCCACGGCGTACTGGATGCTCTTTTCCAGCCAAAGCGCGATGGTCAGATCGTTCAGTTCGGGATAGATGTCGCGGTTGGAAAACATGAACCGCCGAAGCTGCGCTGCACTTTGCAGCAACGCCGCGATGTCGAGCAGCTCCTCCGGATCGAGCCAGCTTTCGAGCACCTCCAGCTTGTCGAGCAGGCGGCGGGTATCGGGCAGTTGCGAAAACGGCAGCGGCGCGCCCTCGAAGAGAAAGTTCTTCAACTCCAGCACCCGCTTCAGCTCCCGCTCGGTCTCACCCGCCAGAGGAGCCTCCATCCGCTCCACGAGGTCGCGCCCCATCTCGGAAATACAGAACCCGGCAGCATACCGCGCCACCTTATCGAACTCAAGCTTTTTGAGAAGGGAGATTGACTCTGTTGTTGTCGATTCGTCCATGTTCACCATATCACCATTTCACTTCGTTCACGCTTCTGGCCGCCAAGATAAAAGATAATCCCGAAAAAGCTGAGGGCGAGGGATTTTGTTGGGGGGGGGGGGGGGGAAACGGAGGACTTCGACGTGCCGAAAAAAATCTGTGGGCTGTGGTGCTCAGATTGACCGGAAAATGCGAGCTTTTTTCTGCTGAAACACTACATTTATTGGAAGGAAACTTTTGCTGGATGGACGGGTGCCGCGATTGAGCACCGTAATCAAGTGGTCTTATACTGATCCGCATAAGACCACTTGATAAATCGAGGAAAACGCGGTAAAATTTTAAAATTATGAGCGTTGCGAGATATTTTCGATACTGTCTGGATGCGTCTTATATGGGCTGAAAATCAAAAATCTGCCTCTTATGCGGATCAGCATAAACAATGTTAGCGCTTGACGATCGGAAAAACACTTTATGATTACAGATCAGCAGGCAAACCCAGAAGCCACCCGATTACCAAAGGAATTTGTTGATCGGCTGACTAAACCTTTTGTGCGTTTCTTGCACATTCAGTCAGCTAGTGGGGCAATTCTTATATTGTTCACTGTTGCCGCTCTCGTTCTATCCAACTCACCGTGGGCCGACTCGTTTGAACATGCCTGGGAGACACAGGTTGGTCTTCAGCTTGGGACGTTCGAGTTTGCCCGTTCGCTGCGCGAATGGATCAACGATGGTCTGATGACGCTGTTTTTCTTTCTGGTCGCATTGGAGCTTAAGCGAGAGTTAATTCTCGGAGAGTTGAACAAGCCTCGCATGGCCGCGCTATCCATAGCAGCCGCCCTGGGCGGCATGATCGTCCCGGCTGCGATATATCTGGCGCTGCAATCAGGACAACCCGGCGAGCATGGATGGGGCACGGTCATGGCAACTGACACGGCGTTTGTCATCGGTTGCTTGGCACTGCTTGGCTCGCGCATACCTCAAAGCTTACGCGTGTTCATGTTGTCTTTGGCGATCTTTGACGATATCGGTGCCATTCTTGTCGTCGCCATCGGCTACAGTAGCAACATTGTCTGGGGTGCGTTGGCGCTGGCTACGCTTGGCCTGGTGATTATACGCGCCACGGCAATGCTCGGCTTTCGCAGTTTTCCACTCTACTTCCTGGTGGGTGGGGTCATCTGGCTTGCAGTGGATGCGTCCGGCATCCACGCCACCATCACTGGCATGATACTTGGTTTGATGACTCCAGCCCGCCGATGGGTCAGCGATGAGCGCTTGTACGCGATATTGAGTCAGGTTATTGCGCATCCAGCCAGTGGCGAAAGCAGTGCGGATACGAAAGATCGGCAGACATTGCAGGTGGCCGAGATTGCCGCGCGTGAAACGCTGTCTCCAGTAGAGCGCCTGGAGATTGGCTTACATCCCTGGGTGGGTTTTGTCATCATGCCGCTCTTCGCATTTGCCAACGCCGGGTTGCCACTTACTTTAAATGACCTTGGTAATTCAGTCACCGTGGCAATTTTCTCAGGTTTCGTGCTTGGTAAGCCTGTTGGTATTCTGTTATTTAGCTGGCTAGCTATACGTTTACACATTGCGATTCGACCCCCAGGACTCGATTGGCGGTTGCTCGCAGGCGGTAGCTTGCTTGCAGGAATTGGCTTCACCATGGCGCTATTCATTGCGAATTTGGCTTTCGGCAAGAACCTAATTGACAGTGCCAAGTTGGGAATCTTCCTCGCATCCATGTTTTCCGCAGTGGCAGGTCTCGCACTGTTGATGTGGTCGCCTACACGTGGAAGAACTCATGAAGTGGATCACGCATGAAAAGCGATTCATAAGAGAATGGAGCAATGACAATGGGTGTGGCTCGTGCTGCCAAAACTGGCGCTAACAAGGCGCTGCACTCGGATAAATTACTCGCTGCGCTCGCAATTTACCGGTGAGCGCAAACGTTGGCACAAATAATCGCCTGAGAGAAAAAAGTCTGACTCCCAACACCTCGCAGCATTTGCTCATCCACGATCATCTCCTTCTTCCCCATCTCCGCAGAAACAGCACAACATCCATCTTTTCAACTTCACTTCTCGCAACACCGTAAACCATTTCAACGAGATCATCCTCCGGCGCTTCGAAATCGTAGCCGTTCAACGCGAGAAAAACGATGGCTGACACTGCGCCGACTCGCTTGTTTCCGTCGAGAAAAGGGTGATTCCTTACCAAGTGAAACAGATAGGCCGAAGCCATTTCGTGGATGTCGGTGTGCAGGAACTCACCTTTGAACGTTGCCGTCGGCATGGCAACTGCCGAGGTGAGCAGGCCCATCTCCCGAACGCCGAGCGTTCCGCCGTAACGGGTGATCTGATCGCGGTGGATGTGCAGAACCTCGTGAAGCTCCAGAAATCTCATCGCTTACTCGGCAAGTTTTTTCAACGCCTTTGCATAACGGGTGTTCACCTTCTCAAGCGCCGCACCGAACGCCGCGCTTCCTTCAGGATTTTTCAGCGGTGTGAGAATAAGCGCCTGCCCGTCCGTCGTGATTTCAAACGGAGTATCGGCATCGGCTCCGATCAGTTCAAGGATCGGTTTTTCGATCACCATCGCCATGCTGTTCCCGTGCTTTGTCAATTGCTTTATCATAGCCGCCTCAGTAAGGTTATAACTTTATCAGTACAAAGTTATAACATCGGCATCTCACCGCCAAGTTCCCGGAAGCATCCGCCTGCTACCGCGTTGTAACATTTTGTATATTTGTTATTAATCGCTATTACCCGATCTTTGACTGACCCCGTGCCGGGGCCGCCTCAACTTGTGAAAGGAGCTACGACCATGAGACTCGCCGTTAACATCGACCATATCGCCACCCTGCGCAACGCTCGCAACGAAGGCCATCCCGATCCGGTGGAGGCCGCCATTCTCGCCGAACAGAGCGGCGCGGCAGGCATCGTCTGCCACTTGCGCGAAGATCGCCGCCACATCAAGGACGACGACCTCGAACGGCTTCGTGAAGCCATCGACACCAAGCTCGATCTCGAAATGGCCATGACCAGCGAGATGCAGTCCATCGCGCTAAGGGTGAAACCCGAGCTGGTGACGCTTGTGCCTGAAAAGCGCGAGGAGCTGACCACCGAGGGCGGCTTCGCGATCCACACGCACTTCAAGCGCCTCACAGAGTTCATCAAACCGCTGCGCGACCACGGCGTCGAAGTGAGCATTTTCATCGAGCCCGAGGACGACGCCATCGAGCTGGCCGCCGAGGCGGGCGCGAACCTCGTGGAGCTGCACACCGGCCCCTACTCGCTCGCCACCGGCGACAAACAGATAGCCTACGAGCTGGAGCGCATCCGCACTGCGGCTCGCATCGCGCGTGAAGCCGGACTCGCAGTCGTTGCCGGGCACGGCCTGAGCGTGCACAACATCGCGCCGTTCCGCGAGCTGCACGACATCGAGGAGGTCAGCATCGGTCACGCCCTCATAGCCCGTGCGGTGCTGGTCGGACTGCCGGTCGCCATTCAGGAACTCCTCGACCACATCTCACGGTGAGCACCGAAACCATCGACATCGTGCTGGCCACCGGCAACCGCGACAAGGTGCGCGAGCTGAAACCGGTGCTTGAAGGCATTCATCCCGCGCTCCGGGTACGCGCGCTCTTCGAGCTGGGACTCGAAGCCGACGTCGAGGAGACCGAAACGACGCTCGAAGACAACGCGCGACTGAAAGCCGACGCGATCTTCGAGCTGGTCAGATCGCAACTGAACCATTTCATCGCGCTCGCCGACGACACCGGCCTCGAAGTCGATGCGCTCAACGGCGAACCTGGCGTCTATTCCGCACGGTTCGCCCCGATGCCGCCCGGCCAGTCGCCGACCTACGCGGACAACGTGCGCCACCTGCTCGACCGGATGACCGGAAAAACCGACCGCTCAGCGCGATTCAGGACGGTCATCGCCATGAAAGGGCTGTTGCCATCGGCGGCTGACAACGACGTAACGATTGAAGAAACGGTTGAGGGTAGCGTCGAGGGCGTCATTACCGAAACGACGATTGGCGAAGGTGGCTTCGGCTACGACCCGATCTTCATGCCCGCCGGGACAGGCAAAACCTTCGCCCAGCTCACCATCGACGAAAAAAACGCCATCAGCCACCGTGGACGAGCCGTGCAGGCCGCCGTGCGCCGAATCCGTCAACTTCTTGAGCAATGCGGACTTTAGCATAACCGAACCCCTACCCTTTTCATGAACCTCTTTCAGGCCATCATCCTCGGCATCGTCCAGGGCCTCACCGAGTTCCTGCCCATCAGCAGCTCCGCGCACCTGCGCATCGTGCCCGCCCTCGCCGGATGGGACGACCCCGGCGCGGCCTTCACGGCCATCGTGCAGATCGGTACGCTCGCGGCGGTGCTGATCTACTTCATGAAGGACATTATTTCCATCGTGGGCGCGGTGGTCTCCGACCTGCTCAAAGGCAAGCCGCTCGCCTCGGACGAATCGCGGACGGGCTGGATGATCGCCGCCGGAACGATACCGATCGTGGTGTTCGGCCTGGCGTTCAAGGATGACATCGAAACCACCCTTCGCTCACTCTACTGGGTTTCGGCGGCGCTGATCGCGCTGGCCCTCGTGCTGTCGATTGCCGAAAAACACACGAGCAACCGCGCCAGGCAGGGACGGCGGGGCAAGGCAATCAGCGAAATCACCTGGCTCGACGCGATGATTATCGGCTTCGCACAGGCGATGGCGCTCATCCCAGGATCGAGCCGCTCTGGCGTCACCATCACCGCCGGACTGTTCCGCAACCTCGACCGCGAAACCTCGGCGCGTTTCTCGTTCCTGCTCTCGCTCCCCTCGG
This portion of the Chlorobaculum parvum NCIB 8327 genome encodes:
- a CDS encoding undecaprenyl-diphosphate phosphatase, whose protein sequence is MNLFQAIILGIVQGLTEFLPISSSAHLRIVPALAGWDDPGAAFTAIVQIGTLAAVLIYFMKDIISIVGAVVSDLLKGKPLASDESRTGWMIAAGTIPIVVFGLAFKDDIETTLRSLYWVSAALIALALVLSIAEKHTSNRARQGRRGKAISEITWLDAMIIGFAQAMALIPGSSRSGVTITAGLFRNLDRETSARFSFLLSLPSVFAAGIYQLYKTWDVITASTDNMINIAVATVFAFIFGYLSIAFLLTYLKRHSTGIFIGYRLLLGISLIIMIGTGHLMP
- the rdgB gene encoding RdgB/HAM1 family non-canonical purine NTP pyrophosphatase, yielding MSTETIDIVLATGNRDKVRELKPVLEGIHPALRVRALFELGLEADVEETETTLEDNARLKADAIFELVRSQLNHFIALADDTGLEVDALNGEPGVYSARFAPMPPGQSPTYADNVRHLLDRMTGKTDRSARFRTVIAMKGLLPSAADNDVTIEETVEGSVEGVITETTIGEGGFGYDPIFMPAGTGKTFAQLTIDEKNAISHRGRAVQAAVRRIRQLLEQCGL
- a CDS encoding pyridoxine 5'-phosphate synthase, with protein sequence MRLAVNIDHIATLRNARNEGHPDPVEAAILAEQSGAAGIVCHLREDRRHIKDDDLERLREAIDTKLDLEMAMTSEMQSIALRVKPELVTLVPEKREELTTEGGFAIHTHFKRLTEFIKPLRDHGVEVSIFIEPEDDAIELAAEAGANLVELHTGPYSLATGDKQIAYELERIRTAARIAREAGLAVVAGHGLSVHNIAPFRELHDIEEVSIGHALIARAVLVGLPVAIQELLDHISR